Within the Populus trichocarpa isolate Nisqually-1 chromosome 14, P.trichocarpa_v4.1, whole genome shotgun sequence genome, the region tcttctcaacttggtatcagagtccTTAAGCGTTCTACCTGAAACAGATTgcattgttgattttgttttaaattgctaagagtttatttttgttctatttttataGTCTTCCTATAATATTCTTGACTCTGAtgtcaataaatattttcttatgaatatttctaactctggtgttggtaaatattgcGCAACACTAAAGGTACAGTTTTCGTGACTCTGACACCAGTGAATAAATTCGCAaaatttgaattagaaaaaaaggaaactattttttattttctagtttcattttctttagaaaaaaacaGGTATTGCATATCAGATACGTATTTCGCAATAAAAGTccataaattatatatacaacAAAGCCAACAAAaccatatggaaaaaaaaaagtgtgaggGACCCATAAGTAAATCAATGAAAACCTCCagatttttatgaaattttctgatatccaaaaagaatttatttagtcaaatatcaaaacaaaaaggtgtgaaataaaagaaaaatgcataaggatatattttgtcaaacacactcttaacCCAAAATAATTTGCGTTGGCCGAGCATAACTCCCGGACCCACACCCAGCCAaatctcaattttttgtttctctttttttgggaaaaaaattcaaaaatttggTTACAACCGAAATCAAAGGTAAATATAAAGTGTCTTTAATATCTATCTCATGACCAATATTCTTGATAAGTAAATGATATAGGTTGCAACACTTATCACTTTCACCTTTGAACGATTCCCCGTACAGACGAGTCGTTCACTTTCCTTCGGATTCTGGCTTGTAAGGAATCCCTACACTGTGTTGTTATTCATGTAAGCAATAACACTATAATCAACAAACCAGGTATTAGAAGGAACTTAAGCAAGATTTGATTCATAAcaagtaaaagaaattttattacaTTTCTTTTCAAACCAAGctttatgtttgtttgttgtaGTCCATCTTTACATGTCctttcttattataaaaatagcATTTGAtagtaaaattatctttttattttttattaacttttctagatgcattttgtttctttggtGGGATTTATTTTCCATTCCCTTCCTTCTTACTAACTCTTTGAGTTACCAGCAATGTTGTatgtttctttcatgttttaaacATACTTGCACTCAAATACACATGTTTATCAATTTACTTATGCTTCATTTATCCTTAATTATTGgtgttataattaattttgaatggaTCAAACTGAGAAGGAAGTGAATTCAGAATGAATtgaaacagaaaactatcattTACATGCATTCTTAAAGCATTTAGCTTTGCAACTTTATCTGCCTTATCGAGAATATGATGTTGAACTCCTCTAGTACCATCATACTTCATGCATGGTAGTTAATTCTTCTATAAAAGGGCTTGCTAGCAAAGGCGGagctaggaattttttttatcttgggcTATAAACTGTTATTGATCCTTGTTGTAGAGCTAACTTAGAGCTTGGGAATTCTTACTTGATCGTGATGGTTTCGCACTCTTGTAACTCTGTTTAAATTCCTCTTCAAAACCCAAGTTAAGACCCGATGttgttgagaagaaaaaaattaaaattccatGATGCTTCTCGAGTATtgataaagataaaagaatagattttaataaataatagaagaCAAAATCTTTGTAAGGAGTaggtttttacaaaaaaacaaaaagaaaagtctttattttttactttagcaAATATATTTGTAGGAGGCGCGCAGTGTGCTCACTGCTAGGGTTCGGGGCGGAgcccgaaattttttttttccttgcaaaaaattcataaatttcatTACTGCATATAAAGctccaaataaaatttagtcaaaataacaaaaaacacaactaaTATTAACCCTACAAAAACATATAGGACTTAACGACAGTATGATTCTCAAAGAAAAGGAACAGTTAGCATTAGCTGCACTTGCAATCCTAGGCCAAAGATCAGCACACTCCTTTCCAATTGGACCGGTAATTGCTGAGCCTTTCATTTCTCCTTTGGGGTTCACACTGACACCAACATTAtcttcaaaatacatgaaaaacacCATCCTTTCGGCGCCAAGGCTTACGCTGCCTAACAATAACAGCAGGCATAACCTTCTTCCTGAGATCAGGCTTCCCCTTCTTGACAGTGGCCATTACCATATCACCAACGCAGGCAGAAAGCAAGCGGTTCAAGCGACCCTTAATTCCCTTCATAGATATGATGTAAAGGTTATGCAGGGAGagtattgagttttttaataattattttttaacctggGCTACAGCCCACCTTAGCCTCCTATACTCCTCCGCCCTTGCTTGCTAGTGACTTGTCAACTGATCCTTCACTGAATTCATAAATAGCTTGGCTTTTTTCATCTATAATTGAGAGTTTTTGATGTTGCTCGCCGGAATTATCCTCATTAACGTCAAACTAAGCATGTTTGACCTCTCTCCGGCTTTCATTTCAAAGACTTGTTCATCAGTGTTGTCATCGGTAATAGCTTGGGTTTTATTCGTCAAAAGTGAAAAGTCCAAATCCAAAGTGTTAATCAGACTTGCCCATACCAAAATGCTTGAAGTATATGATTGCAACACAGTGGGGATTAAgactaaaactttaaaaaacattctgaCAATGGAAGCTGAAGTCTACAATATAGaattttataattctaaattaataGACTATTCATGTCACCTTGGTTCACCTCTGGGCAAAAACCTTATATAGCGCATGCATTGTCCACTCTATAGATGCAAAAATATTAATCACCTTACcgtttgatataatttttaattactacttaaaaatattaatcactCTATCCAATTCATAACTAGTTAAAATGACTCCTCTTTAGGCTAGCCCCATTCCCCTAATTGTGGTGACCTTTGAAGAATAATATCGTTGTCTTTAAGATCATAATTTATGACTaatcttttatttgatttaattatatctatAAGGTTTGGTAATCTAGGTCACTTTGGCGACAATTACactaataaatctcacagtGCAGGATTAATCAATATTatctaactctttttttaagtAAACTTTAAtgtgatcataaaaaaaaaaaaaaacttaggatATTATGGCTACTCGTAATAGACTTCACAATTCACCCTTCTCTACTACCCATATTTTTCTAtgttcttaatatatatatatagcaagaaCCATGCTCCGCTAccaattgaaagaataatttatgTCATGAATATTAATGACTGGAACTATAAAATGAATTCAATCGGGCATTTTTAtaccaattgaaaaaatattagttattagaaataaatataaagatcaTTGTGATAAGCAAAAAGCATATCCTAAGCTGTCATCATGTCTAttcaaatattaatgaattatattttatccaGAAATTAACTGTTAATTACAAGTATACAAATTTCAAGATATATAGCAAATTAAGGCACGTCCTGAATAAAAATGCCGAATATAATACTGTCCAAGTCCAAGCCATCATGCTGGATTGCAATGTGTCTTGGTGCAGCAGTATTGCTCATCACGTTGCTCACCCCTCCTCTCCTACTGTGCATACAATTAGtctcccttttctttctatattttatttctcagaTTAGAAACCCAGTCGGGCAACCAGTCCTATAAAAGGCCATGATGATGGTAGCGTCCCATATCAACAATCTAAAGTTCTATCCCTGTCCTCTTTGCCATGGCTCTAACCCATTCCTCCTCCGCcaccttcctcctcctcttgtCATTGTCAGTCATTGCCTCTGCTGGCGGTTACGGCTATGACCAAAAGCCAGATACAACCAAGCCAAATTATACTTACAACCCAAAACCACAGCCAGACACTTCCAAACCCAAGTATAGTTATGACCCAAAGCCACAGCCAGACGTTGTCAAACCAGACCTCCACAAACCATATTACGACTCCAATCCGAAGCCAACCCTCCCCAAACCAAAATTCACAGAACCAAAACCAGACAATGGGTATGACTCAAAACCATACCTTGGCCAGCCAACCATCCCCAAACCAGACACTGCCAAGCCAAATTATGGTTATAACCCAAAACCAGAAGTTCCCAAACCGAAATTGACAATGCCAAAACCCAACTATGGTAATGACCCGAAACCAAAGTTGATCGTACCCAAACCAGACACTGCCAAGCCAAATTACGGTTACAACCCAAAACCAGATGTTCCCAAACCAAATTATGAATATGTTCCAAAACCAAAGATGACTGTACCAAAACCCGATCATGGTTATGTCGAcccaaaagaaaaggtttaTGATCAACCAAAGTCAACTACACCAAAGCCAGAGATTATCACGCCACATGATGGGTATGCCCAAAAACCAAAGTTATACATACCAAAACCAAGTAAGGACACACTGGACTATGAGTATAGCCCAATCGGCATAGAAGGTTTTGTCCTCTGCAAACAAGGCTCTAACTATACCCCTATTGAAGGTAATTTCTACACCCTCATTATTCTTCCTCGGATTCAATGTAATAATTTGTTTCGCTTGTATTATTATTCTTACAGACGCTGCTGATCAATGATATTCTTTCGTTatgttttcctcacaaaaactatttttttgtgtgtaggAGCTGTGATAAGAGTAGCCTGTACTGCTGTGGACCAGTATGGTTACAAGAAAGTCCCTTTCTCCTGCTTGACAGAAGCAACTAATGCAAAGGGTTACTACTTCAAAACATTGCCTGCTTTAAAGCTCACAGAATGCAAGGCTTACCTTGAAAGCTCTCCATTGAAAACCTGCAACGTTCCAACAGATATGAACTATGGGATTACTGGTGCTCCCCTTTCAGCTTATCACATTCtccatgacaagaaaataaaactgtACTCCATGAGGACTTTCTTCTACACCTCGACGACACCTACATCAACCCCTGCTGGTTATTAAATATTTGTCTTCTCTCCATGACTAcaattcatctattttttacgTTGTTTAAAGCTGTTGTAACGGCTTGATTTCCTTCTCGTTGTTTATGGGCTTTTGTATTGATGAGTTTCATTATCGGGAGAGTTTTGTGATAAACATTCTTCAATTaagatatttctttcttttctttttgggagATTAATGATGTATCAGTTTCATCAAATATTAATGAACCACAaggtcattgaattttttttaaaaagataagttAAAGACTcgtcttttttgtattttgtccTCTGGTTTTATCATGTTTCCATTTCAATGTGTGCGtttataaatactaaattaCTTGGCATGTGCTTagtaaatttattgtttaattaatttatactatttattttctattttttgataagttgtttagaattatttacaaatgattaaatttaaatgtttcttgaatataaatgtacttgattttcaaataattatatatgaattttgataattataataaattaattatcacataaattttgatataatttaaggatttttttattttaagacttTATATTTCTTCTCGGCTTAATTTAagtcttttagatttttaatagttaaaatagaatattaatataatattagatagTTGAGGAGTGATTAAGTAGATTATTTTTAAGGTTGAAGATGTTTttcaatgaataataataataataataatattgtttgggTTGCTTTATTAGGGTTTATTCGTATTCTAATATTTTTCGTTAATATATGTTTTACCAGCAATAACTTAGGGggtgtttgtttcttgaaaagtagtttccgggaaatcactttccaaactttcctaactttcctgtgtttgtttgccgttagaaaagttggtcaacggaaaatactttccggtcaacgaaaaacactttccagtcaaaggaaaatttagcttgattttcagaaaagtgttttccttttattttaggcggaaaacactttccggaagttgttaaaaatttagaaatgtcatattatttgctaattatatcaaatttgatcctcaaacttttgattgctatatatatatatattttgttttgaatatttatttttcaatttcatcccttagaatttaatttttatattaagtttggtcctcatttttacaattaattgttatttgcttttcccttatcatttttttattgaaattttttatctatcaaatttggtccccattcttttgattgttacctattttatttgaaataatttatgaaatgttaattattattattttaatttcttcatcttttaattttttaattttttagatttaatctctattattttgattattatttattttatttgagataatttatgaaattatattttttttcaatttcattctcattcaactttttaatttgtaagatttgtttctcattattttaataaacttgaaaaaaaataaaatattaataagttattttccaactaattttccatgacataaccaaacactgaaaagtgttttccaacttatttttcattactcttccaaacatcgaaaaataatttacttttctggaattcactttcctggaattcactttctaaaaggaaattatttttcagcaaacaaacggagccttATATAAATGTGCTAAAAGCAGTAATGGAGCTAGGCAATTTATTTTGGGATGGCCATGCAAAAGTCTTAAGATGTTGTGTTTGGTCATTACAATTATGCATactacaaattaaataaattacctTGCCTTGTGAGGCAAATCAGCCTTCCCAGTTCCCACGgtgtatttttctcttttttttcttctttttttttacttcagttatttttttctttttaatttcatgtttcaatattatatttgttaggatctccaattaatttttttatttgcctttAATTTGGTTACTgtgatttcaaaataaaaaaatattatggaatCAGATTGgtagtcaatttaaaaaaaaaaaaatttgaattttttgtttgcaagaaattaaaaacgaGGGACCAAAATtaagacaaataaataatgatagGCCTTccctttttaagaaaaatatagtgtcaattttgatcctcttcttttttttctttcgatcataatttttttttccaatttgatccttCAATGTTGTGTTGATTGAAGTTTTTCGTTGATGGTTTGTTTCGATCTACTTCTTATGTGATTATTTcgacttcaaaaaatattttgttattgggTTGATGGTGGCATTTTACAAAAGTAGTCCACTTTTATTGTTTGAAAGGAATTGAAAATGAgaggactaaaattgaaaaaaaaacaagaagaagaaaagagtacgtttttcttttaaataacttttgtgTCACCATCACCTCTTGCTTTTgagattttgttaaaaaaaaaattttgtccATTTAGTTTGTATATTAAACAATTTGGTTTAAAACTTTAGATTGCTCACATTTTAGTTCATAtgtttgagaaaagaaagatggTCGTTGAAAGAcaatgaaagagagagatagagTTGACAAATGATCACTTTGTAGTGATGAAACTTGCTAATCTTGGTGtcaataattttcatttaataatgaGAGTTATATTtcgatctatttttttctttatcttgccAAAATAAAGTAGATCCGACATTAAGATTTCTTTTtggatttatgttaattttttattttttcaactagttaaatgttgatttaataccaaaaatgagtttttttaggttattagggtgtttttttgttttttctttaaaacaaatggctgaaatgtgtttttttactctTTGGAGTTGGTTGCCAACCTTTCTAGTCACATGTGGTAGCCATAATCTTGAACAACAAACATGTTGcgtgtcgttttttttttttaaaaaaaggggtggacaacttaaaaaaagaaaaaaaaaattaaataaggcTTGGAAACGTGcacttttgcttttattttaaggCCCATGCACGTAGGGTCGTCAAGCCTGTGTGCCtaaccttttttattcatttgatttttttttttaatttcaactttcaagatcggtttttattgtttttcttactattttttttttcaaattaatcctttaattttttttttaattttgaattaggcttcaaaaaaaagatttggtttgcttttcaattgaatccttcaacatatattacctatacaaatttcatttttttttcttttgggtatTATATTATTGACGATGTcccaaaaaatccaagtagcttaggaataaaatttatgtattggataatcagttaatctCTTAGTTCTAGCAATATGATTCAGTCTCTCTAGGTAAGGTGTTTGGTAGCTAATGACCCGAATCACAAGTTTAGTAAGTtgactctatttattttttcaggtcattttttaattgaatattttttttaattggactttgtaattgtttttctaattttctttctatggagttatctcaaACTTAGAAATCGAGTCACAAGTTTGACATGTTGACCTAGGTTgattcgatttatttttttagttccttttttaattgaatatttttttcaatatctccCACCAATaactcaatcttcttttttatttaggttttgttttttattttcatccttaaatattaggttgtttagaaattgagttttgtaattttttttaaatttgttttctgtGGAGTTATCTTGGTtcatgtatttaatatttttttttcaattttaatatttaatattggataTGTTGGAAATAtagcttcatagtttttttattttccttttatgaagttatctcaatcttatgatcTACGTTACGAGTTTAACTAGCCCATGttgaattgcatttttttttgtcttgttttttaagtgattttttttctttcatcattcaacattgagttagtTGAAaattgggcttcataattttttatatttgctttctaaggggttatcttgatctcatgaccagAGTTGTGggttgacaagttaacctgagttgacgtgggttatttttttaatttaatatgtttttttttaattttatcctttcaacATTTAGTTGATTAGGAACCgactttcataatttattttgatttgttttctataaggttatctcgatcttatgaTCCAATTACAAATTATTCAGGTTAACACAGGCCTATCCAATATGTCACCGttttaatatttgagaaaaatatcatctaatatgttgttatatcagtatttaaaaaagatgtcatcaaatatacattatattttgagttcataaataatttgtttttattaaaatacacaTTAGCAATGCCTGgaaatttatttatgttaaaaaaattgatctcacTTATATCATAGTGCATGCcaataatgtaataatctaGTAATATTCTATAACATAATGCAGAAATAAAATAGTGACATCAAATATGTACAATTATAATTCATGATATCTAATGAagaaatctttgtatttttgtttatatatattcagttatttattataatttatttgattttttttattaacatggatgttcgggtcagcttgcaccCAACTCGAGTAATTCCacggccctgaagttaacgaccatgtaagtctccagtggtcctgaggtttgtgagactcgaactggtgatatCTAAGGAGCAAATTTAAGACCTAATTAGTTGAGCTACACTCTTcaagattaatgaaaataattatcgatgatatataatcatttatcattatcatttaatttttttttatagatagtttgaattttattaattaaatttaattcacatggataaatcaatttttatgtttgaattcTTAGTTCTAGAcgaaattgaatttataaaaaatatgcaagaTTCTCTAGTATGCTACGGTAATTCCCCTTGAAATTCTggttgtttataatattccaaAGATACCTCTTTTCAATGCAGAAAACAGgataaaaaaagtaagaaagaaGAGGTTGGTGATTAAAAACCTTTCACAAGTACGCAACCTTTCTGGTGTcaacttttcttctctcttaatCTTAGTTTGTACAGAACTTAATTCAGAGACGGGTTTTGAATCGGCATCTCGTCTTCTTTGACAATATCACCATGAACTTCGTTATTGAGTTTTTTGCACCCCCTAACTTTTGAAGCCACACCTGTTGTGCGTCAACATGCTTCGTGCTATCAAGTTTTCAGTCGCTAAAAAGGCCAAAAAGGGTAGCCAGTGCTTTACTACCAGACATAACTTCTCATGGAGCACGgtataaggaaaaaaatgttttgaacaAAGAGCGATCACTTCAGCTGATTAAGATTATGCAGACATGAGCAAATCTAAACTTTGGAAAAACTGACCTGTGTTGATTGCATGGTTTGGACAGAAATGTATTGTAAGACAACTAGCACAGAAGGCAAAACAAGATATGCCACGGTATCTGACCATCAAGGGGTCTGTGTCCATcttgagaaaaaatcaattaataaacatGAAGCAAGATCCACATGAAGGAGATAAATGCCTCtattttatgtcattttcaatgaattatattttatccaGAAATTAACTGTTAATTACAAGtatataaatttcaagataTATAGCAAATCAAGGCACGTCCTGAATAAAAATGCCGAATATAATAATGTCCAAGTCCAAGCCATCATGCTGAATTGCAATGTGTCCTTGGTGTAGCAGTATTGCTCATCACGTTGCTCACCCCTCCTCTCCTACTGTGCATACAATTAGTCTCCCTTtcctttctatattttatttctcagaTTAGTAACCCAATCGGGCAACCAGTCCTATAAAAGGCCATGATGATGGTAGCGTCCCATATCAACAATCTGAAGTTCTATCCCTGTCCTCTTTGCAATGGCTCTAACCCATTCCTCCTCCGCCACCTTCTTCCTCCTCTTGTCATTGTCAGTGATTGCCTCCGCTGGCGGTTACGGCTATGACCAAAAGCCAGATACAACCAAGCCAAATTATACTTACAACCCAAAACCACAGCCAGACACTTCCAAACCCAAGTATAGTTATGACCCAAAACCACAGCCAGACGTTGTCAAACCAGACCTCCACAAACCATATTACGACTCCAATCCGAAGCCAACCCTTCCCAAACCAAAATTCACAGAACCAAAACCAGACAATGGGTATGACTCAAAACCATACCTTGGCCAACCAACCATCCCCAAACCAGACACTGCCAAGCCAAATTATGGTTATAACCCAAAACCAGATGTTCCCAAACCGAAATTGACAATGCCAAAACCCAACTATGGTAATGACCCGAAACCAAAGCTGATCGTACCCAAACCAGACACTGCCAAGCCAAATTATGGTTACAACCCAAAACCAGATGTTCCCAAACCAAATTATGAACATGTTCCAAAACCAAAGATGACTGTACCGAAACCCGATCATGGTTATGTCGAcccaaaagaaaaggtttaTGATCAACCAAAGTCAACTACACCAAAGCCAGAGATTATCACGCCACATGATGGGTATGCCCAAAAACCAAATCTCCCGGAACCAAAGTTATACATACCAAAACCAAGTAATGACAAACTGGACTATGAGTATAGCCCACTCGGCATAGAAGGTTTTGTCCTCTGCAAACAAGGCTCTAACTATACCCCTATTGAAGGTAATTTCTACACCCTCTTTATTCTTCCTCGGATTCATTGTAATAATTTGTTTCGCTTGTATTATTATTCTTACAGACGCTGCTGATCAATGATATTcttttgttatattttcctcacaaaactattttttttgtgtgtaggAGCTGTGATAAGAATAGCCTGTACTGCTGTGGACCAGTATGGTTACAAGAAAGTCCCTTTCTCCTGCTTGACAGAAGCAACTAATGCAAAGGGTTACTACTTCAAAACATTGCCAGCTTTAAAGCTCACAGAATGCAAGGCTTACCTTGAAAGCTCTCCATTGAAAACCTGCAACGTTCCAACAGATATGAACTATGGGATTACCGGTGCTCCCCTTTCAGCTTATCACATTCtccatgacaagaaaataaaactgtACTCCATGAGGACTTTCTTCTACACCTCGACGACACCTACATCAACCCCTGCTGGTTATTAAATTGTCTTCTCTCCATGACTAcaattcatctattttttacgTTGTTTAAAGCTGTTGTAACGGCTTGATTTCGTTCTTGTTGTAAGGGCTTTTGTCTTGATGATCAGTTTCATTATCGGGAGAGTTTTGTGATAAACATTCTtcaattaagatttttcttttcttttctttttgggagATTAATGATGTATCAGTATCACCAAATATTAATGAACCACAaggtcattgaatttttttcttaaaaaaaattaagttaaagactcgtcttttttgtattttgtccTCCGgttaattttatcatgtttcCATTTCAATGTGTGCGTTTATAAATACTAAGTTACTTGGCATGTGCTTagtcaatttattatttaattaatttatagtaattattttctattttttgataagttgtttataattatttacaaatgaattaaatgtttattgaatataaatttacttgattttctaataattatatatgaattttgataattataataaattaattatcacataaatttatatagttgaGGAGTGATTTAAGTAGATTATTTTTAAGGTTGAcgatgtttttcaataataataataataatacaaagataaaaatgtttgggtttttttattaggGTCTCTGAGTACTCTTATATATCCTTTTTCGTTAAGATATGCTTCCCCAGCAGTAACTTATATAAAtgttctaaaaacaaataaataatggcaAGCCTTTTGTTAATTGAAGTTTTCGGTCGatggtttattttgatttatgtgattattttgttttcaaaatatattttttattgggttgatAGTGTCATTTTACCAAAAAGAGTCCACTTTTATTGTTTGAAAGGCACTGAAAAGAAGTGGaccaagattgaaaaaaaaacaagaaaaaaaaaaggaagcctttcttttaaataacttttgtgTCACCATTGCCTTTTGCTTTTgagattttgttaaaaaaaaatttttgatcCCTTTAgtttgtaaattaaataatttggtTTGAAACTTTAATTTACTCACATTTCAGTATATCgagtttgagagagaaaagagagttgttaaaagaaaatgagagggaGCAAGAGAGAGAGTTGACAAACAATCACTTTTTGACGACAAAACTCACTGATCTTAGTGTAAATAAGTTCTATTTAGCGATGAGAGttctatttaaatttcttttttctttatcttgctAAAAGAAAATCTGactttgatatatattttttttggatttagtttaattttaaatgttgatTCAAtaccaaaatgatttttttggaggttcttaaagtgtttatttgggtttttttaataaaaaagatgaaaatatgttttttacacCTTGGAGGTGATTGTCCGCCTTTCCAATCAGATGTGATAGCTAGAATCTTGAACAACAGAAATGTcgcatgctattttttttttaaaaaaagggtacacaactttaaaaaaaaaacaaaataagaccTAGACACGTGCGCTTGTGTTGTTTAAGGCCCATTGGCATTGAGCCTCCAAGCTTgggtgtttggttttttttttcttgattttttttttaatttgaaaacttttaagattggtt harbors:
- the LOC127904282 gene encoding extensin-like; protein product: MALTHSSSATFLLLLSLSVIASAGGYGYDQKPDTTKPNYTYNPKPQPDTSKPKYSYDPKPQPDVVKPDLHKPYYDSNPKPTLPKPKFTEPKPDNGYDSKPYLGQPTIPKPDTAKPNYGYNPKPEVPKPKLTMPKPNYGNDPKPKLIVPKPDTAKPNYGYNPKPDVPKPNYEYVPKPKMTVPKPDHGYVDPKEKVYDQPKSTTPKPEIITPHDGYAQKPKLYIPKPSKDTLDYEYSPIGIEGFVLCKQGSNYTPIEDAADQ
- the LOC7491285 gene encoding proline-rich protein 3 isoform X1, with translation MALTHSSSATFFLLLSLSVIASAGGYGYDQKPDTTKPNYTYNPKPQPDTSKPKYSYDPKPQPDVVKPDLHKPYYDSNPKPTLPKPKFTEPKPDNGYDSKPYLGQPTIPKPDTAKPNYGYNPKPDVPKPKLTMPKPNYGNDPKPKLIVPKPDTAKPNYGYNPKPDVPKPNYEHVPKPKMTVPKPDHGYVDPKEKVYDQPKSTTPKPEIITPHDGYAQKPNLPEPKLYIPKPSNDKLDYEYSPLGIEGFVLCKQGSNYTPIEGAVIRIACTAVDQYGYKKVPFSCLTEATNAKGYYFKTLPALKLTECKAYLESSPLKTCNVPTDMNYGITGAPLSAYHILHDKKIKLYSMRTFFYTSTTPTSTPAGY
- the LOC7491285 gene encoding proline-rich protein 3 isoform X2, whose amino-acid sequence is MALTHSSSATFFLLLSLSVIASAGGYGYDQKPDTTKPNYTYNPKPQPDTSKPKYSYDPKPQPDVVKPDLHKPYYDSNPKPTLPKPKFTEPKPDNGYDSKPYLGQPTIPKPDTAKPNYGYNPKPDVPKPKLTMPKPNYGNDPKPKMTVPKPDHGYVDPKEKVYDQPKSTTPKPEIITPHDGYAQKPNLPEPKLYIPKPSNDKLDYEYSPLGIEGFVLCKQGSNYTPIEGAVIRIACTAVDQYGYKKVPFSCLTEATNAKGYYFKTLPALKLTECKAYLESSPLKTCNVPTDMNYGITGAPLSAYHILHDKKIKLYSMRTFFYTSTTPTSTPAGY